DNA from Geobacter sulfurreducens PCA:
GCTGCTACACGGCCGGGGTCGGCACCGATGGAGCCTACGCCGCTCGTATTGGCATAGAGACGATGGAACTCGATAGAGGTGACAACAAAGAGGCAGGCGCCAAGGGAAACGAGCAGGTGGGTTCTGAAACCGGCGGGACGACCGTGCAGCTCGCGCTCCAGACCAATGAGTGCGCCAAGGACAGACGCGAGGACAAGCCTTCCTATCATCTCAAACGTGAAATCCATGGTTCCTCACAGGCGCCGGAAATGGTCCGACAGAGTGTGATGTCAGCCGTCGGTTGGCTCTGGATCGAGCGTAACGGTCAGGGAGTAGCGGGACTCGCAGTCACCGGCCCGAACCGCGAGAGTCATGCGGCAGACTCTGCCGCTTACGGTCGGAATGCCGACCAGGCTCAACTCGGGATATCCTGCGGGGCCGACCGGTTCTTCAAGGGAAACGTGCGGCCCATCGGAAACGGGCATTGCCATAGCGCCGTGCTCCGGCGGTTGAGCGACGACTGCATCGTCCCGGGTCTCCTTCACATCCTCCGTGAGCCCCTCCACCCCTCCGCCATCGGATGACTGGCGATCCCGCAGGTTCCGGATCACCGACTTTACCACGCGTGACAGGGCGGACAGTATGCCCTCCCCCGTAACCGCCGAGCAGGGAAGCGCAACTGCATCGACCCCCAGTTCACAGCGCAGGTCGTCGGCGGAAACGGCATCCGGCAGATCGCTCTTATTGCACACCATCTCAAACGGCAGTGCCGAAACATCCTGACCGTACCCACGGGAAATCTCCCGCAGATCCTCAAGGCTCCGCCGGGTGCCGGCAAAGCCGTCGGGGGACGCGTCCGCAACAAAAATCACCCCATCAGCCCCCTTGAGCACCATCTTCCAGGTGGCGGGATCGGCAACTTCGCCCTGCACCGTATAGAGATGGAACCGGACCCGGTTGCCGTTCACTTCGCCCAGCTCCGGCGGCATCACGTCGAAAAAAAAGAGGCGGTCCTGGCGTCCCCCGACGGTTTTGAGGGGCCCCCTGAACTCCTGTTTGAGCTTGCCGTGGATGTAGCGTAGCAGTGAGGATTTGCCGGAACAAGGTGCTCCGAAGAAGACGATCTTGGCGTTGATTTCGCGTTTCGCGCTGTTGAGCAGGGCCATGTGAATCTCCGGAAAGGGCGTGGCAGGCGGCGTAAGCCCCCACTACCGCTTCTCCTTTTTTGCAATAAGCAGCTTCCGTGCTTGGGTTGAGAGGACCGTCTGGATGTTCTTGCTCTTGGCCAGATGAGACAGGTCCTTCTCGGTAAGGGTCGTCAGCAGGCGAAGTGCGGAATGGATCGGGGTTTTGGGATTCTCGACCAGTGCCTTGCGAATCTGGTAATTCTTGAGCCATTCCTTGCTCGCGCAGACGACTCTGAGGATTTCATCGTTCTGGATCGATGACTTGACAATGGCAAGGACTTCCGACTCGGTGATGCGCGGGTTTCTGATAACAGTCCCGGATACGAGCTTATTGGAGTCCTTGATGAGAATCATCCTCCATTCCTTGTCGCCGGTCTGGGCTATCTTGATCTTCTCGGCAACCCCCATCACCTGGGCGAGTTGATACTTGCTCTTGAACTGCTCACTCTCCTCGTCCACCGGTTCATCATCCTCTTCGGCGGGCACTTCATCCTGCGGCGGGTGCTCCGTAGTATGCACAGGGTGTACGGTCGTCACTCCCACGGCCGCGGCAATCCCCCGTTCTGCCAGAAAGGCACGGGTACCGTCGTCGCAATTGGGGTGGACGGCGATCTGGGTGGCCAATTCCCCGTACCGGTAGTGGAGACGTGCAAGGGCATCCAGAACGCGGGGGTGAAGGGTGCGACACGCCACAGCATCGGCCAGGACGGCCAACGGCACGCCTCTCAACCGCTTTCTCGCACTCCCGTGGACCTCCGCGTCGGTATCCAGAGCAAGAAAAAACAGGACCGTCACCTCCTCGGCAGCGGGAAGCGCATGCTCTTCGGCGGTGAACCTGAGTTTTTCCTCCCGGGGTGCATCCCTGCGCAGAAGTGCCGCGGCGGCGGACGATATTCTCAGGGTGACTGCCAGGACTTTCCTCCCGCTACTTGCCGGCTCCGGCAAGGACAGGCTTGAGCCCGGCCTTCTTGAGCGCTGCGGCAGCCTTGAGAGCTTCGTCTTTCGTCTCGAACATGCCAGCGGTCAGCACAAGGGTGGGCACGGATACCGACGACTTGCGGAGGGCCACCTTTATCCCGAGGGAAGCCAGTCGAGCTTGTTCGCGCTGGGCCCGCTCGGCAACGAAATAGGATCCGGCATAGACCCGGTAGGTGCCGCCTTCGTTCAGAATAAACCCTTCCACCGTGGCGTCCTTGAGGCGGGCAAGCTCGCGGCGGGCTCCTTCCTGATCAGCAGCCTCGGTCAGCAACAGGCGGACCATCGGTTCCTTCTTTTTGCTCCCTTCCTTCACAACCGGTGTGAGCCCGGCATTCCGGACCCTGTCCTTATCCTTGTCCATGGCGGAGGGAACCACATATTCGCCGATTCTGAGGGTATACGGCCCGGTAGCAGCCACCTTTGAGACGGTGGCCGTGCTTTTCGCGACAGCGGCGGCTTTGGGTTTGTCCTTCCTGGCTGTCGCAGCGGCCCCCTTTGTATCGCCGGCCTTGGCGGCCGCTGTGGCCGGCTCGACCGGTGCAGGCTTTTTCTTGCCGGGAGCACCAGCAGCAGCCTTTGCGGCAACAGCGGCTTCGGGCTTCGCCCCCTTGTTGGCAGCCGGTTTTGCGGTCGGCTCTGCTTTCTTTGCGGCTTCCGCTTTAGCCTTGTCTGCAGCAGGCGCAGGTGCGGGTTTCGCCGGGGCGGTCTTGGCCACTGCCTGTGGTGCGGGAGCCGACTTCGCGGTCTTGGCCGGTGCGGGTTCGGGTTTTTTCGCGGCATCCTTGGAGGGCGCGGCCTTCGGGGCCGGCTCTTTCTGAGCCTCGGCTTTCCCAGCTTCCGGCTTGGCGGGTTCGGTTTTCGGGGCAGCGGCAGATTCGATTTTCGCCGCATCCTTCGCACCCTCGCCAGCAGGCTGCGCCTCGGTCCGCGGAGGGATGGGCTGCTTGACCTGAGCCGGTTGGACCGGTGCAGGAGCCTTCACTTCTTCACGGGGCTTGATGAAGCCGGTGAAATAGTAGAGGTATCCGAATACCGCCACGAGCAACAGGAGGACAAGCAGGAGTACCCGCGTGTTTCCCCCTTTGTTTTCCGGCTCCCGGCCTGCGGGTTCCTGATCGAATTCGATGTTCATAACGCTCGTTACCTCCTCCGAAAACCGCTGCCGTGCGCAGGGCGCGGAGCGCCGTCTGTCGGTGCGTCCGCCGCCTGTGACCCGCTGCAGCTTAATGATTATTCTTGCCTTCCGCCTTCTGGGACTCGGCAACGACTTTCTGCGCCAGATGCGTCGGGACTTCCTCGTAGTGGGAGAATTCCATGGTGAAAAGCCCTCGGTCGCTCGTCATGGACTTGAGGTCGTTGGCATAGGCCAGCACCTCGGACATGGGGACCACGGCACGGATGATCTGGGAATTGGCCTTGGGCTCAACCCCCACCACCTTACCCCGACGGGAGTTCAGGTCACCGATGACGTCGCCCATGGTCTCTTCGGGCACGGTGACCTTCATGTTCATCATCGGCTCCAGCAGCACCACCTTGGCCGTCTCCATGGCCTTTTTGAACGCGAGGGAGCCGGCCACCTTGAACGCCATCTCCGACGAATCAACCGTGTGGAAAGAGCCGTCATAGACCGCCGCCTTGAAGTCCACCAGGGGGTAGCCGGCAAGGAAGCCGTCCTGGGATGCCTCGAAGATCCCTTTTTCCACGGCAGGAATATACTGTCGGGGTATAACACCACCCACGATCTTATCCTCGAACTGGAACCCATCTCCCCGGCCGAGCGGCGAGAATTCAACCCAGCAGTCGCCGTACTGGCCCCGTCCGCCGGATTGCTTCTTGTACTTGCCTTGGGCCTTGACCTGGGCTTTGAAGGTTTCAAGGTAGGGAACTTTCTGCGTCTTCATTTCCACGTCTACGTTGAACTTCCGCTTGAGCTTCTCGATGGTCACTTCCAGGTGAACTTGACCCATGCCTGAAAGAATCAGTTCCCGGGTCTTCTCGTCGCGGCGGACCTGAATGGTCTGATCCTCTTCCATGAGCCTCTGGAGTGCACCGTGGATCTTGTCCTCGTCATTCTTGGTCTTGGGCTGGACCGCGTAGGAAATCACCGGCTGGAGCGGTTTCGCCGGTTCGTAGATGATGGGGTGATCCTTGTCGCAGAGGGTGTCGCCCGTGAGGGTTTCCTTGAGCTTGGCAACCGCAACGATGTCGCCGGCAACGGCCTGCTTGATCGGCTTCTGCTTTTTGCCCTCCAGTTCATAGATCTGGCCGATCCGCTCCTCGCATTCACGGACCGGATTGTAGATGGTGGAGTCGGAATTGAGGACGCCGGAATAGACCCGGAAGATGGATATCTTGCCGGTGTAGGGATCAGAGGTGGTCTTGAAGACCAGGGCAGAGAAGGGCTCACTCTCCTCCGGGCGCCGCTCGATCGGTTCGCCGTTCTTGGGGTTGGCACCGGCAACGGCTCCCCGATCCTGGGGTGACGGCAGGCAGGCGCAGATATAATCCAGCAGATGACGCACGCCGATGTTCATGGTGGCCGAACCGCAGAAGACCGGTGTGAAGGTGTAACGCAGGGTTCCCACCCGCAGGCCGTCCAGGATCTCCTCCTCGGTCAGCTCACCCGTTTCCAGGTACTTCTCGGTGAGGCCGTCATAAGCCTCGGCCACGGTTTCAACCAGATGCTCGCGGAGCCGCTGGGCCTCGTCACGATACTCGGCGGGAATTTCTTCTTCCTTGAAGGTGCCGGAGGTGTCTTTGGCGTAACGGTACGCTTTCATCGTGATCAGGTCGATGACCCCCTCGAAGGTCTCAGCCGCGCCAAGCGGCATCTGGACGGCAACCCCACGAGCCTTGAGTGATTTCTCCATATCGTCGATGGCCCGCAGGAAATTGGCATATTCCCGGTCCATCTTGTTCACGAAGGCGATGCGCGGCAACTCGAACTCGTTGGCCCACTCCCAGACCTCCTCGGTCTGCACCTTGACCCCCGAGATGGCAGAAAGAATGACAACGCAGCCGCCAAGAGCACGCATGCAGGCCCGGGTATCGGCGATGAAGTTGCCGTAGCCAGGGGTATCGACAATATGGAGTGAATGACCGTTCCACTCGCAGTGATCCAGGGAGGACGAAATCGTGATCTTGCGCTTGATCTCCTCGGGCTCGAAATCCATGGTGGAGGTGCCGTCGTCCACCCGGCCGAGGCGGTCGATCATCCCGGCCGTGTACAGGATGGCCTCGGTGAGCGAGGTCTTGCCGGCGCCCCCGTGGGCCACAATTCCAAGGTTTCTCAGCTTCGCGGTATCATACTTGCCCATACATCCTCCCGTGACGTGTAAGGTAGAGGTCGGCGTCGACCCGTGATTCCCACAGTGGGCACTTCACATCCGCTGCAATTATCCGCTGTCTCACTCCCTGTTTCGTTCGTACAGTATGCGCAATCCCTCCAGTGTCAGATATTCCTCGACGGCTTCGATGGTCTTGGACTCCGGCGCTATGAGGGACGCCAACCCTCCGGTAGCGATAACCCGGGGCGCATCCTTGCTCTCGGCCTTCATCCGGGTGACGATCTCGTCTACGAGCCCCACGTAACCATAGTAAATTCCCGCCTGCATCGAATTGACCGTGTTCCTGGCAATGATCGCGGACGGACGTATGATATCAACCCTGGGCAGCTTGCTGGCCCGCTGGAACAGGGCCTCGGTGGAAATGACGAGTCCCGGCGCGATGGCCCCTCCGCAGTACTCTCCCTTGCGGTTCACGTAGTCGAACGTGGTAGCGGTGCCGAAATCGACGATAATGAGAGAGGTGCGGTACTTCTCGTACCCCGCCACCGCGTTCACGATCCGGTCGGCCCCCACCTCCCGGGGGTTGTCGTACTGGATTGGCATGCCTGTCTTGATGCCCGGTCCCACCACCAGGGGACGCATCCCGAAATACCCCAGGGAAAGACGCTCCAGCACGCCGGTGAGGGGCGGCACCACCGAGGAGATGATCACCGCGCGGATCTGATCGAGCCCAAGGCCCGCCAAGCGGAACAACTCATTTATGAGAATACCGTACTCGTCGGTAGTACGGGCCTTGTCCGTGGAGACCCGCCAATCCCTCACCAGGCGCTCGCCATCGTAAATCCCGAGCACGATATTGGTATTACCCACGTCTATAACAAGAAGCACACTTCCTCCACACGGTGAGACGTCCCCCGGGAATACGGCGCGTTACCGCCGTCCCCTCAACCTTCGAGCGAAACGTCACCTGCCAGAACCCGCTCCAGAGAACCTCCGGCGGTTCTTACCAACAAGGCTCCGATTTCATCTATCCCTTCAACCGTACCGGCGAGGATACCAGCACCACCATCGACCTTCACCCGCCGGCCCATGACGGCGCTACGGGCGAGCCAGGCATCGCGCACGGGAGAGAACCCCTTCAGTAAATACTCATCGTACAGGCGATCCAGTGATTCCAGCAGCGCCCTGACAAACGGAATGCGCTCCACGGTCCGCCCCGCCTCCAGGGCCAGTGAGCTGGCCGGATAGCGAAGATCGCCGGGAAACTGGTCCCGCTCCATGTTGATGTTGACACCGATCCCCAGGACGAGGTACTCAACCCGCTCCGTTTCGGCGCTCAACTCATTGAGCATTCCCGCCACCTTGAAGCCGTTCACCAGGATGTCGTTGGGCCACTTGATGGCGGGAACAAGCCCCGAAGTGCGCTCGATGGCCTCGGCCGTTGCCACGGCCGACAGGAGGGT
Protein-coding regions in this window:
- a CDS encoding SPOR domain-containing protein, which encodes MNIEFDQEPAGREPENKGGNTRVLLLVLLLLVAVFGYLYYFTGFIKPREEVKAPAPVQPAQVKQPIPPRTEAQPAGEGAKDAAKIESAAAPKTEPAKPEAGKAEAQKEPAPKAAPSKDAAKKPEPAPAKTAKSAPAPQAVAKTAPAKPAPAPAADKAKAEAAKKAEPTAKPAANKGAKPEAAVAAKAAAGAPGKKKPAPVEPATAAAKAGDTKGAAATARKDKPKAAAVAKSTATVSKVAATGPYTLRIGEYVVPSAMDKDKDRVRNAGLTPVVKEGSKKKEPMVRLLLTEAADQEGARRELARLKDATVEGFILNEGGTYRVYAGSYFVAERAQREQARLASLGIKVALRKSSVSVPTLVLTAGMFETKDEALKAAAALKKAGLKPVLAGAGK
- a CDS encoding GTP-binding protein encodes the protein MALLNSAKREINAKIVFFGAPCSGKSSLLRYIHGKLKQEFRGPLKTVGGRQDRLFFFDVMPPELGEVNGNRVRFHLYTVQGEVADPATWKMVLKGADGVIFVADASPDGFAGTRRSLEDLREISRGYGQDVSALPFEMVCNKSDLPDAVSADDLRCELGVDAVALPCSAVTGEGILSALSRVVKSVIRNLRDRQSSDGGGVEGLTEDVKETRDDAVVAQPPEHGAMAMPVSDGPHVSLEEPVGPAGYPELSLVGIPTVSGRVCRMTLAVRAGDCESRYSLTVTLDPEPTDG
- a CDS encoding type III pantothenate kinase, with the protein product MLLVIDVGNTNIVLGIYDGERLVRDWRVSTDKARTTDEYGILINELFRLAGLGLDQIRAVIISSVVPPLTGVLERLSLGYFGMRPLVVGPGIKTGMPIQYDNPREVGADRIVNAVAGYEKYRTSLIIVDFGTATTFDYVNRKGEYCGGAIAPGLVISTEALFQRASKLPRVDIIRPSAIIARNTVNSMQAGIYYGYVGLVDEIVTRMKAESKDAPRVIATGGLASLIAPESKTIEAVEEYLTLEGLRILYERNRE
- a CDS encoding biotin--[acetyl-CoA-carboxylase] ligase, with protein sequence MSGERPRPAEATERDMDRKILELFRSRSGGVVSGEALSTLLGVSRTAVWKHIKNLKNLGYRIESVPSRGYRLVASPDILIPAEVSAGISVRRIGTHVVCFRETVSTNTVASHLAAEGAAEGTVVLADAQTGGKGRLGRRWESPPGVNVYCSIILRPPISPLHSPQLTLLSAVATAEAIERTSGLVPAIKWPNDILVNGFKVAGMLNELSAETERVEYLVLGIGVNINMERDQFPGDLRYPASSLALEAGRTVERIPFVRALLESLDRLYDEYLLKGFSPVRDAWLARSAVMGRRVKVDGGAGILAGTVEGIDEIGALLVRTAGGSLERVLAGDVSLEG
- the fusA gene encoding elongation factor G, which encodes MGKYDTAKLRNLGIVAHGGAGKTSLTEAILYTAGMIDRLGRVDDGTSTMDFEPEEIKRKITISSSLDHCEWNGHSLHIVDTPGYGNFIADTRACMRALGGCVVILSAISGVKVQTEEVWEWANEFELPRIAFVNKMDREYANFLRAIDDMEKSLKARGVAVQMPLGAAETFEGVIDLITMKAYRYAKDTSGTFKEEEIPAEYRDEAQRLREHLVETVAEAYDGLTEKYLETGELTEEEILDGLRVGTLRYTFTPVFCGSATMNIGVRHLLDYICACLPSPQDRGAVAGANPKNGEPIERRPEESEPFSALVFKTTSDPYTGKISIFRVYSGVLNSDSTIYNPVRECEERIGQIYELEGKKQKPIKQAVAGDIVAVAKLKETLTGDTLCDKDHPIIYEPAKPLQPVISYAVQPKTKNDEDKIHGALQRLMEEDQTIQVRRDEKTRELILSGMGQVHLEVTIEKLKRKFNVDVEMKTQKVPYLETFKAQVKAQGKYKKQSGGRGQYGDCWVEFSPLGRGDGFQFEDKIVGGVIPRQYIPAVEKGIFEASQDGFLAGYPLVDFKAAVYDGSFHTVDSSEMAFKVAGSLAFKKAMETAKVVLLEPMMNMKVTVPEETMGDVIGDLNSRRGKVVGVEPKANSQIIRAVVPMSEVLAYANDLKSMTSDRGLFTMEFSHYEEVPTHLAQKVVAESQKAEGKNNH